The Candidatus Rubidus massiliensis DNA segment AAGGATATACAAAAACAAACTCAATTACAAACTCTAAAGAAAACTATTGATGATATCGCTAACGCAAACAATGTTTTATTAAAAATTGTAATAAAATTTTTGCTAAAAATTATTGATGCAAACATAAAGCCCAAAGAATTGCCAAAAACTCAATGGCAACTTTTACAAAATTTATATAGTTATTTACCTTTAGCTTATATTGATACATTTGAGAAATTAACAAAAATTATTAATTTTTATGCAGATAACGGGATCATTCCTTTAAAATCAAAAATCGATGTAATTTTACTTTTTGATCGTGAAGTTACAAAAAATAGCGATCCCGACTTTGTCGAATCTATTAGTAATCAAATGGAGCTATTGATTAGTGTTAATGATCCTATTTCGATTGCTGATACTTTGGCTTATTACACCTACTTTTTGTTAACCAACTATACTTTTGATAAATCAATAGAAAAAATCGCCCTTCTTTTGAAAAAGTGTAAATACGCCTTTGTCAAAGACAAGAATGAATTTGATCTTTTTAAAAATTCTTTATCACAAGTTTTTGCCTATTTGGAAAATAACGATAACGAAAAACCCTCTCTTAAAACACTAGTCGATATTCTTAGCATTACCTCTTTAAATCATTTTTTTAAATATTACTATTCTTTCTTAGAATTATGTCTTATTGGAAAACTTCCTAAAGATAAAGAAAATGAGATCTTTTTCTTCTCTTGTATGCTTTTTGAAGTTATCTCCAAGCATTTTTCAAAAGAGCTTATTGCTAGAAATCCTCTAATTTTCACAAGTTTTGTTACAAAATGGAGTTTTCACTCTAATTATCATTATTTATTAGATAAACTTATTATTTATTTTTTGAATAATCTTAAAAATGCAAATCAAATTGATTTTATAAAAAAAATACTTAATAGTTCACCCTGTTTTGAACATATTATTGGAGCTTCCAGTGCTTTAGAATATGTTAAAATTTTCGGTTTTGTTTTTAAAGAGATAGATAAAATACCTTCTTTAGATGATAAAGCAAGTTATATCTTAAGTTGCCTTGTGGCCTATGAAAATTTAAGAAGATACATTATAAGATCTACTTATTGTAAAAGAGAAATTGAAAATAGAGCTCAGCTAAATAAAGATAATAAAAGAACAGTTGAAGATTTTTTAGAACTTTGTTTTGCTCAAATCGCTAAACAATTGCCAAGTTATTACGATTGGTCATCAGGTGTAAATTCGGTTAAAATTTTTGCTGGAGTTAAGAATATAGTGATTCATGCTTTAAAGACGAAAGAATCTAAAAACATTGTCATCCAATTTTTAGAGTCGTTAGTAAATTCTTATGATTTACTCATTCAAAAAAAGGATCGTGAAACGATAATTCGGCTTGAGAGTTTTATAACAAATGCTGTTGTAACCATTGAAGATTTAATGAACATAGTGCCAAATCCTTTCAACTTGTTGAGTTTGGAAGAATTTAAAAGGATCATGGAAAAGTTTTTAACAATATTTACTTCCCGTAAAAATGAGTATACTATATTAGGTAAAGAACTTTTAAAAAATATCATCTTAACTCGCCTTGACCAAGAAAATAACAACCAATCGATTGATTGGCTAAACAATGTACTAAATGAACTAGAAAAAAATTAAAAAATCTGCAGCCTTGCCTCTTTTTTTATTCTAATGTAATAAGAATAAAAAAGGGGGCACTATGTCAAAACTATCCAAGGGTGATGATGTTTCATGGAATACACCGCAAGGTAAAACAAGTGGTAAAGTTGTAAAAAAAGTAAAAGGAACACAAAGTGTTTCAGTTGGTAACAATAAAAAACGAACTGTAAAAGCTTCTGATGAAGATAAAGTTGTTGTTAAAAGTAAAAAATCAGGCAAGCAGGCTGTTCACTCTGCTAAATCTTTAAAAAAAGAAACTTAAGATAAATTTAAATTTTTGATTTATCTTTTTTTTAACTTTTTAAATCTATTTTTAAATTTATTATTGTAGATCTTAATTTTTAACTACTTCTATTTTATTTCTTTATGTTGTATCATGAACAATAGCTTTTTTAAAAACACTTCAAACATTAAGTTTCTAGTTACTATAATTAGTTACACTTAACGTTTAAAACGAAAACTCAAGAGGTTGTTATGAAAAAATGTAAAATATCTTTAACAGTGTTAAGTATTCTTACTTGTTTAGGGTTAGTCACAAGCTGTTCTAACGATACTAATAAACAAACTCCGGGTCAAAAGCTAGATCAAACAATCGAGCAAACTGATAGAAACTTGCAAGAGTCTAAAAGAGAAACTAAAGATTGGTTTGATCATTCCAAAGATAAAGCTAAGGATGTTTATCTGGATTCAAAACGTACAACGCAAGATTTGTATGAAAAATCAAAAGCTGAATCAAAAGCTGTTTATGAAAATTCTAAAGTAAAAGCTGAAGAAACATTAAATCGTTCAAAAGATAGAGCAAACGAAGTTTATAATAATTCGAAGGCTTCTACTCAAGAATGGCTTGATAAAGCTAAAGACGATTCTAAAAACATCTATAATGATGCTAAAAGAAAAACTGAAGAATCCTATAATAAAACTAAAGAGAAAGCTCAAGAAATTTATAAAGATTCTAAAGACTCCGCCAAAGATTTATTTGAAAAATCAAAAAAAGAGACACAAGCTCTTTACAATGATGCTAAAGAAAAAACAGAAGAAACATATAACAAATCTAAGGATTACTTAGAAAATAAGTATAATGAAGCAAATAATAAGCTCAATTCTTCAAATCCAAATGAACCTGTAAGATCAAATAATCTTTAAGAGTTATATTCGCGATCTTCTTTTTAGAAGATCGCAGTCGTAAGTTTTTTAATGCTCTCTTACTTTATGGGGAAGCCAATGAGTTTCTTCTACTTGATGAGAAAAATTTGCAAACCTGGCAGCTACAAATAAATAATCTGATAGTCGATTTAAATAAACTAATACAGAATTGGGAATTTGTTTATTTTGTATTAAAGGAATAATCATTCGTTCAGCTCTTCTGCAAAGAGCACGTGAAAAATGTAACATGGCTCCAGATGGATGACCACTTGGTAATATAAAGGTTTTTAACGGTACCAACTTATCTTCCATTGCGTCAATCCACTTTTCTAACTCTGTAATAGACTCTTCATCAAAACGGGTTTTTTCTATTTTTTTTAATGAGGAAGAAGTAAGGGGGGTAGCAAGAGATGCGCCAACATCAAATAGAGCATGCTGAATTGAGGTGAGCTGATCTTTTAGATCTTTTTCATTTGCTTGCAAATGTGAAATGGCAACTCCTAAAGATGAATTACATTCGTCTACGGCACCTAAGGCTTCAATAAAGTGATTATTTTTTAGAACACGTTCTCCTGAAAAAAGTGAGGTTTCCCCTTTATCACCAGTTCTTGTGTATATATTTGTCATAAGTGTATTCCTTTTAAAATTAATCGGGAAAAATCATTTGCAATTCCCTACGCAATTCTTTTAAAACTTTAGGATAATGGTTTTTAGAGGCTGCTATTCTTTCACTATTTTTTAAATGTTCCCATGCTTTTTTATAATTTAAACGTTGCATGTATAAAACACTCAAGTAATATTCTGCGGTTGGATCTTTAGGGTCAAGATCGTGGTATTTTTTTAAGATATCGAGGGCTTCACCTTCTCGATTGAGCTGTAACCATAAAGAGGCTAAGTGAAAAACTCCAGCTTTAAATTTTGGAAATCGCTTTACGAGTTTTTCAAGTTTTCCTTTTTTTTCTAAAAGGGATTCTCTAGTTTCATCTATACTTTCAAAAACAAGTTTGATTCCGTCAGCATTTACTTTGCCATTCAAAAAATCTTCAGCAATTGTTTCTTTATAAACAGCATGAGGGGGAGTATAATCTTTCACTTGCTCTAAGAGTATTTTTGCTTTCACATCTAAATTTAAAAAAAGGTAGGTGTAGGCCATTAATTCTCTTAAAAGTAAATCATGAGGCAAATAAGCTTCAGCTTTTTGGTAACTTTCTAAAGCTTTATGATAGGAGTTTTCTTTCCAAAAAACAGAAGCTTGGTTGAAGTGAGCAAGTCCGATTACTTCTTTTATATTTCT contains these protein-coding regions:
- the yvqK gene encoding Cob(I)yrinic acid a,c-diamide adenosyltransferase; protein product: MTNIYTRTGDKGETSLFSGERVLKNNHFIEALGAVDECNSSLGVAISHLQANEKDLKDQLTSIQHALFDVGASLATPLTSSSLKKIEKTRFDEESITELEKWIDAMEDKLVPLKTFILPSGHPSGAMLHFSRALCRRAERMIIPLIQNKQIPNSVLVYLNRLSDYLFVAARFANFSHQVEETHWLPHKVREH